From the genome of bacterium:
TTGATTTATGTTTTGGAAAGGCTGACAGTTAAGGATAAAGAATTAACCTCTGATAATCTTCTTACAGAGCTTAAAGATATTGTTATTCAGCGTGAGGGTATTATAGAACAGAAGTTCTATAAACTTGTTGAGGAAAGTATGGTTTTAGATATTGAGACACCTTTAAAGATGGAAGATTTTTTTAATGAGGTCTCGAACGTTTTAAGTAAAGACCTAAACTTGAAATCCGAAGAGTTATTCAGTAAGTTTATAGAGAGGGAAAAAGAATCAAGCACAGTGATAGCAAAAGGATTAGCCATTCCTCATATTTTTGTTAAAGACAGGAATGTTGACAAGTTAGTTCTGGTTCGGGCGCAAGCAGGAATTATTTTTCCAGAGGATCAATTAGTTCATATTGCATTTGTCCTCGTAGGCTCTTCCGGCGAGCGTGTTTTGCATCTGAAAATTTTAGCAGCCATTGCTATAATCGTCCAAAGCCACGACTTTGAAAAGAAATGGCTTGAGGCGCAAGGCGAGGAGGAATTGAAGCATGTTATTCTTTTGGCTGAAAGAAAAAGAGGTTAAAAAATGCTCAAGATGCGAAACCCTCAGGGAGATTATCCGCAGATAGATAAAAGCGCTTACATTGATCCTACAGCAGTAATAATTGGCAAGGTAAACATAGGCAGGAATGTTTTTGTTGGCCCGACTGCAGTTATCAGAGCCGATGAACCTGACAGTTCGATAATTGTTAAAGATAACTGCAATGTTCAGGACAGGGTAATAATCCATGCTTTAGAAAACACCTCCGTATTGATAGAAGAAAACACCTCTTTAGCGCACGGCTGTATAATTCATGGGCCGTGCACGATTGGCAAAAACTGTTTTATTGGTTTTGGCTCAGTGGTTTTTGAATCTGAAATTGGAGAAAAGAGCCTCATAAAACACTTAGCAGTGATAGAGAAGGTAAATGTTTTCTCTGGCAGAGTGGTTGAATCAGGCCAATTAGTTAACTGTAAAGATAATGTCAGGGAGTTGAGGCTCGCAGATGAAAGAGATAAAGCATTTATGGAAAAGGTTATCAAGACCAATCTGAATTTAGTCAAAGGGTATAAACATGGAGGGAGTGAACAGTGATAGGTGTCCCCATGCAAATGATGAGCAAATCCTATAAGGAAGAAATAGCTCAGGAGGCTGGTAGGAAAAATAAGAAAAACAAATTGGGAGGATAATAACATGCCGGATAAGCAGGATAATTATAAAGTTGAACTTATAAATTCTTCAGATGGAATTTTAGAAGTGCGCTATTTTGATGATTGTAAGGACGAACGTTATCGCTCTTGGAAAATGCCAAGGGCAGTTGCGGAAGAACTGATTTTCTGGCGGAAGAGATTAACACAGAGTAAAGGCAGA
Proteins encoded in this window:
- a CDS encoding carbonate dehydratase; protein product: MLKMRNPQGDYPQIDKSAYIDPTAVIIGKVNIGRNVFVGPTAVIRADEPDSSIIVKDNCNVQDRVIIHALENTSVLIEENTSLAHGCIIHGPCTIGKNCFIGFGSVVFESEIGEKSLIKHLAVIEKVNVFSGRVVESGQLVNCKDNVRELRLADERDKAFMEKVIKTNLNLVKGYKHGGSEQ